The sequence CGTTCCGCAGATTCCGCGTCCGGAACTTCTGCGGCCCGGTGTAGGTCGGGTTCCCGGCGGCATCGTGCGCGGCGGCCGGCGTGGCGGTGACGTTGACGAAGTATTCGCCGGTGAGCCAGACGATTTCCCCGCTCGGGTCGGCGGTCAGCTCGTCGAGGAGCTGGCAGCTGACGGTGGGCGCGGGGCCGGAGCTGAGGTCGAGCACGATCCGGTCGAAGCCGGTGTTGAGGCCAGTGCGGATGTTCGTCATGGCCGGGATGACGGGATCGGCGGCTTGGGCCGGCCCCGCGGCGGCCGCGAG is a genomic window of Amycolatopsis lexingtonensis containing:
- a CDS encoding AMIN-like domain-containing (lipo)protein, producing the protein MSRPTRRALAALTILIAGSLAAAAGPAQAADPVIPAMTNIRTGLNTGFDRIVLDLSSGPAPTVSCQLLDELTADPSGEIVWLTGEYFVNVTATPAAAHDAAGNPTYTGPQKFRTRNLRNVMAVAVTGDFEAHLSVGLGVRTRTAVNVFTLTAPNRVVIDVAS